A part of Roseitalea porphyridii genomic DNA contains:
- a CDS encoding F0F1 ATP synthase subunit gamma, translated as METLEALSARLATTEDIKSIVRTMKSLSSASIRQYEHAVEAMSDYERAIELGLRAVLRDRRRQGGWLPTRGERPPGRRHALIVIGSDRGLCGRFNDRIARHARLAIDAVASNGEQARPLLCVVGLRAAARLEAAGHPADRLFMLPGSIAGLAGSVQKVAIEVDRWSSDEGANRVDIVFNRRNEHALAEPVRRAVLPVPRDYLDGLSRQDWPSRGLPLFRMDAARLFNWLIGQFLFVRLYQSLAESLASEHASRLAAMQNAERNIDDRREVLQAQYRKKRQETITRELLDVVAGFESVRARR; from the coding sequence ATGGAGACGCTTGAAGCACTATCGGCCCGGCTCGCCACGACCGAGGACATCAAGTCCATCGTTCGAACGATGAAGTCGCTTTCGTCGGCATCGATCCGCCAATACGAGCACGCCGTCGAAGCGATGAGCGACTACGAGCGGGCGATCGAGCTCGGCCTGAGGGCGGTGTTGCGCGACCGGCGGCGGCAGGGTGGCTGGTTACCGACCCGCGGCGAACGGCCGCCGGGGCGACGCCACGCGCTGATTGTCATCGGCTCGGATCGCGGCCTTTGCGGGCGCTTCAACGACCGGATCGCGCGCCACGCAAGGCTCGCCATCGACGCGGTGGCCTCGAACGGGGAGCAGGCGCGTCCGCTGCTCTGCGTTGTCGGACTGCGCGCCGCCGCAAGGCTCGAGGCAGCTGGGCACCCGGCCGACCGGCTGTTCATGCTGCCCGGATCGATCGCCGGCCTTGCCGGCTCGGTGCAAAAGGTGGCCATTGAGGTCGATCGCTGGTCTTCCGATGAAGGCGCAAACAGGGTCGACATCGTCTTCAACCGACGCAACGAGCATGCGCTGGCCGAACCGGTCCGGCGCGCCGTGCTGCCGGTTCCGCGTGACTATCTGGACGGGCTATCCCGCCAAGACTGGCCATCGCGCGGACTACCCCTTTTTCGTATGGATGCGGCGCGGCTGTTCAACTGGCTCATCGGCCAATTTCTGTTCGTCAGGCTTTACCAGTCGCTTGCGGAATCGCTGGCCAGCGAGCACGCCTCCCGCCTCGCGGCCATGCAGAACGCAGAACGCAACATCGACGACCGACGCGAGGTCCTGCAAGCGCAGTACCGCAAGAAGCGCCAGGAGACGATCACGCGGGAGTTGCTCGACGTCGTTGCCGGGTTCGAGTCGGTGCGTGCCCGGCGGTAG
- a CDS encoding ParB/Srx family N-terminal domain-containing protein has translation MDNCARLAAKVQRDLPADFGGATDRSMLRPTNEKTRKRRAHDRRSQSAIGPDRRLSTPSELRPFKHNARTHPRRQIDQIAASIEAFGSVNPILIDPDGEIIAGHGRLLAAKQIDLGRVPTITLAGMSDRQKRALRLADNKIGLNASWDTEMLRIELGELSALDSEIGVDLTGFSPGEIDVALTMAVDPDDEAIPPVPADPVTQPGDIWQLGEHRLGCGDGGDRAFLRAVIGSDQPIDASIRALPIRWASMSIRPATSTSPSRAWSPVSAGHGSRLARSDGFTRT, from the coding sequence GTGGACAACTGTGCTCGGCTTGCCGCCAAAGTCCAGCGGGATTTGCCAGCAGATTTTGGCGGCGCGACGGATCGGTCCATGCTGCGGCCAACAAACGAGAAGACACGCAAGAGGCGTGCCCATGACCGTCGGTCACAAAGTGCCATCGGACCTGACCGTCGTCTGTCGACCCCCTCCGAGCTTCGGCCCTTCAAACACAATGCGCGCACCCATCCCAGGCGGCAGATCGACCAGATCGCGGCCTCGATCGAGGCGTTCGGCTCTGTCAATCCGATCCTGATCGACCCTGACGGCGAGATCATCGCCGGCCATGGGCGGCTCCTGGCAGCCAAGCAGATCGACCTTGGCCGCGTGCCGACAATCACGCTTGCCGGTATGTCCGATCGTCAAAAGCGCGCTCTGAGGTTGGCCGACAACAAGATCGGGCTGAACGCGTCCTGGGACACCGAGATGCTGCGGATCGAGCTGGGTGAGCTGTCAGCGCTCGACAGCGAGATCGGTGTCGATCTGACCGGCTTCTCCCCGGGCGAGATCGATGTTGCCCTGACCATGGCGGTCGACCCGGACGATGAGGCCATCCCGCCGGTGCCAGCCGACCCGGTCACGCAACCGGGCGACATCTGGCAGCTGGGCGAACATCGGCTCGGCTGTGGCGATGGCGGTGATCGCGCCTTCCTGCGCGCGGTCATCGGTTCGGACCAGCCGATCGACGCGAGTATCCGCGCGCTGCCGATACGCTGGGCATCAATGTCTATCAGACCCGCTACATCAACGTCACCGTCGCGGGCATGGTCGCCGGTTTCGGCGGGGCATGGTTCACGCTTGGCTCGGTCGGACGGTTTCACGAGAACATGA
- a CDS encoding ABC transporter permease, whose protein sequence is MGINVYQTRYINVTVAGMVAGFGGAWFTLGSVGRFHENMTGGRGFIGLAAMIFGRWHPVGALLAALVFGFADAMQQKLALLQTPIPSEFLAMSPYIATIIVVAGIVGRSRPPAADGQPYIKE, encoded by the coding sequence CTGGGCATCAATGTCTATCAGACCCGCTACATCAACGTCACCGTCGCGGGCATGGTCGCCGGTTTCGGCGGGGCATGGTTCACGCTTGGCTCGGTCGGACGGTTTCACGAGAACATGACCGGTGGCCGCGGCTTCATCGGCCTTGCCGCGATGATTTTCGGGCGCTGGCATCCGGTTGGCGCGTTGCTGGCCGCGCTCGTCTTCGGTTTCGCCGACGCCATGCAGCAGAAGCTGGCATTGCTGCAAACACCGATCCCGTCGGAGTTCCTGGCCATGTCGCCCTACATCGCGACGATCATCGTGGTGGCGGGCATTGTCGGCCGCTCACGACCACCCGCCGCGGACGGCCAGCCGTACATCAAGGAATAG
- a CDS encoding DUF3489 domain-containing protein encodes MVPQLSKPNGASLEALMTLTGWQAHSVRGALAGSLKRKGHQIVSDKTDGVRRYRIAVTP; translated from the coding sequence ATCGTTCCGCAGCTCTCAAAGCCCAATGGCGCCAGTCTTGAAGCGTTGATGACACTGACCGGTTGGCAGGCCCATTCGGTCCGCGGCGCCCTTGCCGGCAGCCTCAAGCGCAAGGGGCACCAGATCGTCTCCGACAAAACCGATGGCGTCCGCCGCTACCGGATCGCGGTGACGCCATGA
- a CDS encoding alternate F1F0 ATPase, F1 subunit alpha, translated as MLERFSEDLFGRMEEVLADTRPALKIAEVARVLNVGNGIAELAGFTDLRADELVTFTSGEMGIASNLGEERTGVIVLGDASRIRPGEKVRRTGRVVDVPVGEAMVGRVVDALGRPIDERGPIRADQRMPIERPAAPIIHRAPVDQPLPTGIKAIDAAIPIGRGQRELILGDRQTGKTAIGVDAILNQRDTGVLSIYCAIGQRASAVARVVQSLMDGGALDRSIVVVAGGEDAPGLQFIAPYAATTMAEAFMAAGRDVLIVYDDLTRHARAYRELSLLLRRPPGREAYPGDIFYIHSRLLERSTRLKDEYGGGSLTALPVIETQAQNISAYIPTNLISITDGQVYLSPELFEKGHLPAIDIGASVSRVGGKAQLPAYRAVAGDLRLSYSQFEELESFARFGTQLDEDTRARLTRGRRVRAVLMQAEREHLGVAEQIAGLLAATEGLFDEIPVDRIRQAEQAARKAAQRHCPEICARIERGGDLEEADREALVTEMDTALVAFRPARQDEDGDGDA; from the coding sequence GTGCTTGAGCGGTTCAGCGAGGATCTGTTCGGCCGGATGGAAGAGGTGCTTGCAGACACCAGGCCGGCCCTCAAGATCGCCGAGGTCGCGCGCGTGCTCAATGTCGGCAACGGCATCGCCGAACTGGCCGGCTTCACGGACCTTCGGGCGGACGAACTGGTCACATTCACCAGCGGAGAGATGGGCATTGCCTCAAATCTCGGCGAAGAGCGCACGGGCGTGATCGTCCTTGGCGACGCGTCGCGGATCCGACCCGGCGAAAAGGTCCGCCGTACCGGCCGCGTCGTCGATGTGCCGGTGGGCGAGGCGATGGTCGGCCGGGTCGTCGACGCGCTTGGCCGGCCCATCGACGAACGCGGGCCGATCCGCGCCGACCAACGCATGCCGATTGAAAGACCCGCCGCCCCCATCATCCACCGGGCGCCGGTCGACCAGCCACTGCCCACCGGCATCAAGGCGATTGACGCGGCGATACCCATCGGCCGGGGGCAGCGCGAACTGATCCTGGGCGACCGGCAGACCGGCAAGACAGCGATCGGCGTCGACGCCATCCTTAACCAGCGCGATACCGGCGTGCTCTCGATCTACTGCGCCATCGGCCAGCGCGCTTCGGCGGTGGCGCGTGTCGTTCAGTCGTTGATGGACGGCGGGGCGCTCGACCGCTCCATCGTCGTCGTCGCCGGCGGAGAGGACGCGCCGGGCCTGCAATTCATTGCGCCCTATGCGGCTACCACGATGGCGGAGGCGTTCATGGCCGCCGGCCGCGACGTGCTGATCGTCTATGACGACCTGACCCGTCATGCCCGGGCCTATCGCGAACTGTCGCTGCTGCTGCGCCGACCGCCGGGACGCGAGGCCTATCCGGGCGACATCTTCTACATCCACTCGCGGCTTCTGGAACGCTCGACCCGGCTCAAGGACGAATATGGCGGAGGCTCGCTGACCGCGCTGCCGGTCATCGAGACCCAGGCGCAGAACATCTCCGCCTACATTCCCACCAACCTGATCTCGATCACCGACGGGCAGGTCTACCTTTCGCCCGAATTGTTCGAAAAGGGACATCTGCCGGCCATCGACATCGGCGCATCGGTCAGCCGCGTCGGCGGCAAGGCCCAGCTCCCGGCCTACCGTGCCGTGGCCGGCGATCTACGCCTGTCCTACTCGCAGTTCGAAGAGCTCGAGAGCTTCGCGCGCTTCGGGACGCAGCTCGACGAGGATACCAGGGCCCGGCTCACCCGCGGACGGCGCGTGCGTGCGGTGCTGATGCAAGCCGAACGCGAGCATCTGGGGGTCGCCGAGCAGATCGCCGGGCTTCTGGCCGCGACGGAGGGGCTGTTCGACGAGATTCCGGTCGACCGCATCAGGCAGGCCGAGCAGGCCGCGCGGAAAGCCGCGCAACGCCATTGCCCGGAGATCTGCGCGCGGATCGAACGCGGCGGTGATCTCGAAGAGGCCGACCGCGAGGCGCTGGTCACGGAGATGGACACCGCACTTGTAGCCTTCAGACCGGCCCGGCAGGACGAGGACGGCGATGGAGACGCTTGA
- a CDS encoding DUF2924 domain-containing protein, whose translation MQAAQLGGLDAKARKQLRKRGPVQAEGLDLGIGARLRRQWKGTMVEVVVEADGFRFDGTLYPSLSAAAAAIAGTRCQLLDEGLRIRHLRATGGGDIGNQPFERVVIDGGVFPGHR comes from the coding sequence CTGCAAGCCGCACAGCTGGGCGGTCTTGATGCCAAGGCACGCAAGCAGTTGCGCAAGCGCGGGCCCGTTCAGGCCGAGGGGCTCGATCTTGGCATCGGTGCCCGCCTCAGGCGTCAATGGAAGGGCACGATGGTCGAGGTGGTCGTCGAGGCTGACGGGTTCCGCTTTGATGGCACGCTCTATCCCAGCCTGTCGGCGGCGGCCGCCGCCATTGCCGGCACCCGCTGTCAGCTGCTCGATGAAGGGCTGCGCATTCGCCATCTCCGCGCCACCGGAGGCGGTGACATCGGCAATCAGCCGTTCGAGCGCGTCGTGATCGACGGTGGCGTTTTCCCCGGACATCGCTAA